The Amycolatopsis endophytica genome includes the window ACCTGTTGCGGGGCGCGGGAATCGCCAACGCCGAGCGCATGATCGGCCCGTTGCTGTCGGCCGCGCTGGACAACGCGCTGCGGCACGGCGACCGCGCGCTGACCGGTCCGGTCGCCCGCGGCGACACCGGTACGCTGCGTAAGCACCTCACCGTGCTCGAAGCCACCGAGCCCGCGGTCGTGCCCGCCTACGTCTCGCTCGCCCGGCGCACCGCGCGGCGAGCCGAATCGGCGGGGCTGCTCGAACCGGGCGCCGCCGCCGAGATCACCGAACTCCTGGAAGGGCCGGGAAACCCGTGACCACACCGAAGTTCAGCCGCGGGACGCTGAACACGTACCAGACGCCCGGCGACATCCACCGGGTCACCGCCGCGCTGCACGCGGTCGGCCGCAAGGTCGCGCTGGTGCCCACGATGGGCGCGCTGCACGCCGGGCACCGTGAGCTGATCCGCCGCGCGAAGCGGCTGCCGAACACGGTCGTCGCCGTGTCGATCTTCGTCAATCCGTTGCAGTTCGGGGAGGGCGAGGACTTCGAGGCATATCCGCGTCCGCTGGAGCGGGACCTGGCGATCCTGGCCGAGGACGGGGTGGAAATCGCTTTCGTGCCGAAGGTCGGTGACCTCTACGCCGAGGGTCACGCGGTCACCCTGCACCCGGGACCGCTCGGCGACGAGCTGGAGGGCGCGCACCGCCCTGGCCACTTCGGGGGCATGCTCACGGTGGTGGCGAAGCTGTTCCACATCGTCACCCCCGACCACGCGTTCTTCGGCGAGAAGGACTACCAGCAGCTGGTGCTGGTCAAGCGGATGGTGCGGGATCTCGACCTCGACGTGCGCGTGATCGGCGTGCCGACGGTGCGCGAGTCCGACGGGCTCGCCCTGTCCTCGCGCAACGTCTACCTCTCGCCCGAGGAGCGGGAGTCGGCGATGGTGCTGTCCGCGGCGCTGGTCGCCGGCGCGCACTCCGGTCCGAAGGGGGCCGACGCGGTCCTCGCCGCCGCGCGGTCGACGTTGGACGCCCGTCCGGAAGTCGCCGTGGATTATCTCGATCTGCGGGGAACCGATCTTGGTCCCGCGCCCGTCGATGGGGAAGCACGGTTGCTGGTGGCCGCCCACGTGGGGCGGACCCGGCTGATCGACAACGTCCCGGTGACGCTGGGCGCGTCGGAGGAAGTGAGCTGACCATGTACCGCACGATGCTGAAATCGAAGATCCACCGCGCGACGGTCACCCAGGCCAACCTGCACTACGTCGGGTCGGTCACGATCGACGAGGCGCTGATGGAGGCGGCGGACCTGTTGCCGGGCGAGCAGGTGTCCATTGTGGATATCACGAACGGCGCCCGGCTGGAGACCTACGTGATCCCGGGCGAGCGGGACAGCGGGGTCATCGGGATCAACGGCGCGGCCGCCCACCTGGTGCACCCGGCCGACCTGGTCATCCTGATCTCCTACGGGCAGATGGATTCCGCCGAGGCCGCCTCGTTCCAGCCGCGGATCGTGTTCGTCGACGACGAGAACCGGATCAAGCACGAGGGCGCCGATCCCGGCCACGCACCGGCTGGCTCCGGCCTGCTCAGCGGCGCGGTGCCGGTGGTGACGCCGGACCGGGAGAACCCGTTCCCGGTGGCCGAAACCGTCGACGCGGCGAAGCTCGACGCGTTGCTGCAGGCCGAAAGCTGACGCGCGTTGCTCCTGGCGATCGACGTCGGCAACACGAACATCGTGCTCGGCCTATACGAAGGCCGCGGGGACGAGGCACGGCTCGTCGGCGACTGGCGGATGCGGACCGACGCGCAGATGACCGCCGACGAGCTGGCCCTGACCATGCGTGGCCTGCTCGGGGCGCACGCCGACGCGGTCACCGGGATCAGTGCCCTGTCCACTGTGCCCGCGGTGCTGCGCGAGATGCGGGTGATGCTCGGCCGCTACTACGCGGACGTGCCCAAGGTCGTGGTCGAACCCGGCGTCCGCACCGGTGTGCCGCTGCTGGTCGACAACCCGCGCGAGGTGGGCGCGGACCGGCTGGTGAACACGCTCGCCGCGCACCACCTGCACCGCACGGCGTGCGTCGTGGTCGATTTCGGCACCTCGACCAACGTCGATGTCATCTCGGCGAAGGGCGAGTTCCTCGGCGGCGCCTTCGCTCCTGGTATCGAGATCTCGGTGGACGCGCTCGCCTCACGTGCGGCGGCGCTGCGCAAGGTCGAACTGGCGCGGCCGCGCTCGGTGATCGGGAAGAACACCGTGGAATGCCTGCAGTCCGGCATCGTCTTCGGGTTCGCCGGCCAGGTCGACGGTCTGGTGCGGCGGATCGTGGCGGAGCTGACCGCGCGCACCCACGAGCCGGTGACCGTGCTCGCCACGGGCGGACTGGCGCCACTGGTGATCGGCGAATCGGAGACGATCACCGAGCACGTCCCCGATCTCACGCTGCTCGGTCTGCGCCTGGCCTTCGAACGGCAGACCCGCTAACGGCGTTCGCCGCGCAGCACGGTGGTCAGGAGCGGCACGTCGAATTCGCCGCCCGCCGTGGCCGGGTTCGTCGTGAGGAATTCCAGGACACGTGTCCGTGTCCGCGCGCGTTCCTCCTTGTCCGCCACGAGCAGGTGGGAATGCGTGGCGATCGTTTCGACCAGGCTTTCGGGCGTGCGCCGGTGGGTGTGCCGGAAAGTCCGCTCCGCGAACGGGCCGAAAGCGGGGTGCTCGGTCAGCTTGGCGACCGAGCTGCCGCGCTGCGTGAAACCGGAGATCCGCGCGAATTCGGCCACCCACGGCACCGACTCGTCGTTGCCGTTCCACAGCCCGGCGACCGTGCCACCGGGCCGCAGCACGCGCGCGATCTCGGTCAGCGCGGCGCCGACGTCGAACCAGTGGAACGCCTGACCCACCAGCACCGCGTCGGCGGCGGCACCGGGCAGTGGGATGCGTTCGGCCGTGCCGTCGAGGATCGGGACGTCCGGGTGGTGCCTGCCGAACTCGGCTCGCATCTGCGCGTCGGGTTCGACTGCGGTCACCTCGACGTCGAGCGCGAGCAGGCCGTCGGTGAGTTTTCCGGTGCCCGCGGCGAGATCCACCACCCGGGTCGCGCCGGGTGGCAGCGCCCAGCGCAGAGCGTCGAGCGGGTAGTCCGGACGGTGTCGCGCGTATTCCGCGGCCCGTCCCCCGAACGAACGTGACCGGCGGGACCAGAGTTCACGTTCCGCTGCCGAAGTGGCTTCGCTCACTCGGTCGATGCTATCCGGGACATCCGCAGGTCGGTACAGGTAATCCGGTTGGCCTAGTCACCGCGCGGGTTCGTACCCTGTCCGCATGACGGATTCCCCCTCCCCGGATCGCCCGGTGCCCGTTGACGACCTGCCCGAACAGATGCGGGTCCGGCGTGCCAAGCGCGATCGGCTGCTCGCGGAGGGTGCGGAACCGTATCCGGTCGACGTGCCGCGCACCCACACGCTCGCGGAAGTGCGTGCCGCGCACCCCGATCTGCCCGCCGACACGGCCACCGGCGAGATCGTCGGCGTGACCGGTCGCGTGATGGCTCAGCGCATCACCGGCAAGCTGTGCTTCGCCACACTGCGCGAGGGCGACGGCACCGAGCTGCAGGCGATGATCAGCCTCGCGAACGTCGGCGAGGAGGCGCTGGCCGCTTTCAAGGCGAACGTCGACCTCGGTGATCACCTGTTCGTCCACGGCGAGGTCATCACCTCCAAGCGCGGCGAACTGTCGATCATGGCCGACGAGTGGCGCATGGCCGCGAAGGCGCTGCGCCCGCTCCCGGTCGCGCACAAGGAGCTGGCCGAGGAGACCCGCGTCCGGCAGCGCTACGTCGATCTGATCATGCGCCCGCAGGCACGCGACGTGGTGCGCACCCGTGCCGAGGTGGTGCGCTCGGTGCGGGAATCGTTCCACCGCCGAGGCTTCACGGAGGTGGAAACGCCGATGCTGCAGACGCTGCACGGGGGCGCCTCGGCCCGGCCGTTCGTCACGCATTCGAACGCCTTCGACATCGACCTGTATCTGCGGATCGCACCGGAGCTGTTCCTCAAGCGGTGCGTCGTCGGCGGCATCGAGAAGGTCTTCGAGATCAACCGCAACTTCCGCAACGAGGGCAGCGACTCCTCGCATTCGCCCGAATTCGCGATGCTGGAGTACTACGAGGCCTACGCCACCTACGACACCAACGCGGTGATGACGCGCGAGCTGATCCAGGAAGCCGCGCAGACCGTTTTCGGTGGTCTCGAGGTGACGCTCTCCGACGGCTCGCCCTACGACCTGTCCGGTGAATGGACGTCGCTGAGCATGTACGACTCGTTGTCGGACGCGCTCGGTGAGGAAGTGACCCCGGAAACACCCGCGGGCAAGCTGCTCGGGTTCGCCGCCGCCCGCGGTCTCGAGGTCGATCCGAAACTCGGTCACGGAAAACTCGTCGAGGAACTGTGGGAGCACCTTGTCGGTGACCACCTGCACGAGCCGACTTTCGTGCGTGATTTCCCCATCGAGACCTCGCCGCTGACCCGGCAGCACCGCAGCAAGCCCGGTGTGGCCGAGAAGTGGGACCTCTACGTCCGCGGATTCGAGTTGGCCACCGGATACTCCGAGCTGGTCGACCCGGTGATCGAGCGGGAAAGATTGCTGGATCAGGCCCGCCAGGCCGCGGCGGGCGATAGCGAAGCGATGCGTCTCGACGAAGATTTCCTGCGTGCGCTCGAGTACGGAATGCCGCCGAGTGGTGGCGTGGGAATGGGCATCGATCGCCTGCTGATGGCCTTGACCGGTCTCGGCATCCGCGAGACCATCCTCTTCCCCCTCGTCCGCCCCGAATAACTTCCCGGAGACTAGTCACGGTATCGGTAACGTGATTTGCATGCTGCCGTGATTCCGGGTATTAATGTCCTAGTCAATGGCTTCTGGTCAGGGCGCCTGCCCCTGTCCGATCATTCGCGGCCGGCCTAAAACAGGAGGAAACACATGGCACAGAAGGTGCTGGTGTCGCTCATCGACGACATCGACGGCTCGGAGGCGGACGAGACCGTCGAGTTCGGACTTGACGGCGTCTCGTACCAGATCGACCTGTCGGCGGACAACGCCGAGGAGCTCCGTGACGCGCTGGCCCAGTACGTCGAGCACGCGCGGCGTGCCGGTGGCCGCAAGCGTGGCGCTCCGGGGCGTCCGCCGTCGGGCAAGGCGGCCGGTCGTTCCGCGTCGGTGGACCGCGAACAGAACCAGGCCATTCGCGCCTGGGCGCGCAAGAACGGGTACCAGGTTTCCGACCGCGGGCGCATCCCGTCCGAGGTCGTGGAGGCCTACCACAAGAAGAACTGAGCGCGGTTCGGGTAAAGAGGGCGGGAGAGGGCCGCCGGGGATTCCCGGCGGCTTTTTTCATTGACCAGCAGGTTGAACATAGTTCTATCTGGAGGAGCCATTCGCGAGCCGCTGTCGCTTTTGTTCAAGACGGCGGCCGCCTCCATTCGGCTGAATGGAGGCATGACCGACCTTCGACCGATGCTGTCCACCGCGGCGGGCGAGTTCACCGCGCTCCTCCGCGTCATCGAACCTGCGCAACTCGGCAACCGGACTCCGTGCACCGAATACGACGTCCGCGGCCTGCTCAACCACCTTCTCTATTGGGGGCCGTGGCTCGAAGCGGCCCTCCGGCGCGAGCCCGCGCCGGCCGTCTCCGGCGGCGAGCGGGACGCCGATCTCACGCAGGGTGACTGGCTGGGTGAGCTGTGCACGCTTGTGGATGGACTTGTGGATGCCTGCTCCCAGCCGGGTGCGCTGGAGGGAACGGTGAAGTTCGGACCGTCCGAGTTGCCGGCCACGTCCGTCGCGGAGATGGTGCTCGGCGAGTGGGTCGTCCACGGCTGGGACCTCGCGCGGGCGATCGGGCGGCCGTTGAACGTCGATCCGGCCACGGCGGGAGCGATGTTCACCTCGGCGCGGGCGACTGCTGAGCAGGCGCGGGAGGCCAAGGTCTACGGCCCCGAGGTGTCCTGCCCCGAGGACGCCCCCACGTTCGACCGCCTCCTCGCCCTCACCGGCCGCGACCCCGCCTGGATGGCTTGACGGCCGGCTGTGGTGAAAGTCACCGACGGCAGGTGCGGGGGCAGCCGTCGCACAGGGGCTGGTCCGGCAGCAGGTACGAGAAGCAGCAGCTCTCCCGCCGCCGGGCCCAGCCGTCGTCCGTCCTGCGCAGGCGGGTCGAGGTGGTCAGCGGCGGATAGTGCTCGCCGAGCACCAGCGCGGCGTCGGTGACACCGGCCTCCTCGTCGCCCGCGAACAACCCGGCCCACCACAGGGTGCTGTCCAGCGCATCCGTCGCCGCGGCCCACAGCATCCGGCGGCCCAGACGGCTGAGCGGGGCGTAGGCCTGCACGAACCGCGTGGCGTGCGCCGTGTAGCGGGCGCGGAGCACGGCGGCGAGTGCCTTCTCGTCGGCGACGACCGTCGCCTCGGGCAGGCCCGCCGCCGGATCGCCGGGCAGGCAGTAGAACTCCCGGCCCAGTATGGCGATCCCTTCCGGGTGCGGCCGGTCGGCGCAGAGGCGGAAGGCGAGTTCACCCGGCCGGAGCATGGGTACTCGCCGTTCGTGGTGGAGCAGCAACGCGCCGGTGAACGCCGGAACGTGCAGGTACCACGACATCACGAAGCCGGCCGTCGTCCGTTCGGGTGCCTCGCCGAAGTTGGCCCGGAGCCACTCGCCGAGCAGCTTGCGCCACACGTCGAACCGCGCGGTGTCGTCCAGGAGGTCGGAGCAGTGCTGCCAGCTCCCGGTCGCGGGCACGTCCGTGCGCACCTCCATGCGGTGCTGCAGCGCGGCGACCCGGGTGACGGACGCGTCGAGAGCGCCCAGCGCGGTGTCGATGGCGAACCTCCCTGCTCCATCCGGGTGGTTAGGTTGGCCTTACCTTACTCACTCCGGGTGAAAGCACCAGTCCGGTCCCCGGATCGGGGTGTTCGCGGTGAGCGGACAAACAGGCTCTTGCGGAATCGCCGGGAGAAGTCCCGCGTTGGACCATTACGTCAGCTACCAGCGCAGACGTCCCGCCGGAAGTCTCCGGCACTTACACCAGCTGTGACCTGAACCGCCCCAGTGGTAGTCCGGTGCGACCGCATGGCTACTACAGTGGACTCACGGTGCTGAACCCGTCGCGAGGCGATGGGTGCTCACCGCCGGCGCAGCAGTCGAGGGAGTGGGAATGTTCGAGAGGTTCACCGACCGCGCGAGGCGGGTGGTCGTCCTGGCCCAGGAAGAGGCCCGGATGCTCAACCACAACTACATCGGCACCGAGCACATCCTCCTGGGCCTGATCCACGAGGGTGAGGGTGTCGCCGCCAAGGCGCTCGAATCGTTGGGTATCGCGCTGGAAGGCGTCCGCCAGCAGGTCGAGGAGATCATCGGCCAGGGTCAGCAGGCGCCGAGCGGGCACATCCCGTTCACCCCGCGTGCGAAGAAGGTGCTCGAGCTGTCGCTGCGTGAAGCGCTGCAGCTGGGCCACAACTACATCGGCACCGAGCACATCCTGCTGGGCCTGATCCGCGAAGGCGAAGGCGTGGCCGCGCAGGTGCTGGTCAAGCTGGGCGCGGACCTGAACCGGGTTCGCCAGCAGGTGCTGCAGCTGCTCTCGGGTTACCAGGGCAAGGAGCCAGCCGAGGCCGGTGCCGGCCGCGGCGAGGGCACCCCGTCGTCCTCGCTGGTGCTCGACCAGTTCGGCCGCAACCTCACCCAGTCGGCGCGTGAGGGCAAGCTGGACCCGGTGATCGGGCGCGGCAAGGAGATCGAGCGGGTCATGCAGGTGCTGTCGCGGCGCACCAAGAACAACCCGGTGCTGATCGGCGAGCCCGGTGTCGGCAAGACCGCCGTGGTGGAGGGCCTGGCCCAGAACATCGTCAAGGGTGAAGTGCCCGAGACGTTGAAGGACAAGCAGCTCTACACGCTGGACCTGGGTTCGCTGGTCGCCGGGTCGCGCTACCGCGGTGACTTCGAAGAGCGCTTGAAGAAGGTGCTCAAGGAGATCAAGACCCGCGGCGACATCATCCTGTTCATCGACGAGCTGCACACGCTCGTCGGCGCGGGTGCCGCCGAGGGCGCGATCGACGCCGCCTCGATCCTGAAGCCGATGCTGGCCCGTGGCGAGCTGCAGACCATCGGTGCGACCACGCTCGAGGAGTACCGCAAGTACATCGAGAAGGACGCCGCGCTGGAGCGCCGCTTCCAGCCGATCCAGGTCGGTGAGCCCTCGCTGGAACACACCATCGAGATCCTCAAGGGCCTGCGGGACCGCTACGAGGCGCACCACCGCGTGTCGATCACCGACTCGGCGCTGGTCGCCGCGGCCACCCTGGCCGACCGCTACATCAACGACCGGTTCCTGCCGGACAAGGCGATCGACCTGATCGACGAGGCCGGTGCCCGCATGCGCATCCGCCGCATGACCGCGCCGCCGGACCTGCGCGAGTTCGACGAGAAGATCGCCAACGTGCGCCGCGACAAGGAGTCCGCGATCGACGCGCAGGACTTCGAGCGCGCCGCCCGGCTGCGGGACGAGGAGAAGAACCTCCTCGCGCAGAAGTCCGAGCGGGAGAAGCAGTGGAAGGACGGCGACCTCGACGTCGTCGCCGAGGTCGACGACGAGCAGATCGCCGAGGTCCTGGCCAACTGGACCGGCATCCCGGTGTTCAAGCTCACCGAGGAGGAGACCACCCGTCTGCTCCGCATGGAGGACGAGCTGCACAAGCGGATCATCGGCCAGGAAGACGCCGTCAAGGCCGTCTCCCAGGCGATCCGCCGCACCCGCGCCGGCCTGAAGGACCCCAAGCGCCCGTCCGGTTCGTTCATCTTCGCCGGCCCCTCCGGTGTCGGTAAGACCGAGCTGTCCAAGGCGCTGGCGAACTTCCTGTTCGGCGAGGACGACGCGCTCATCCAGATCGACATGGGCGAGTTCCACGACCGCTACACCGCCTCGCGGCTCTTCGGTGCCCCTCCCGGGTACGTCGGCTACGAGGAGGGTGGCCAGCTGACCGAGAAGGTCCGCCGCAAGCCCTTCTCCGTGGTCCTGTTCGACGAGATCGAGAAGGCCCACCAGGAGATCTACAACACGCTCCTGCAGGTGCTGGAGGACGGGCGGCTCACCGACGGTCAGGGCCGCACGGTCGACTTCAAGAACACGGTGCTGATCTTCACCTCGAACCTGGGCACCTCCGACATCTCCAAGACCGTCAGCCTGGGCTTCTCTTCCGGTAACGACGAGGGATCGCGTTACGAGAAGATGAAGCAGAAGGTCAACGAGGAGATGAAGAAGCACTTCCGGCCCGAGTTCCTCAACCGGATCGACGACATCATCGTCTTCCACCAGCTCACCCAGGATCAGATCATCCAGATGGTCGACCTGATGGCGACGCGGGTGGAGACCCAGCTCAAGGCCAAGGACATGGCTCTGGAGCTGACCGGCAAGGCGAAGGCGCTGCTGGCCAAGCGCGGCTTCGACCCGGTGCTCGGCGCCCGTCCGCTGCGCCGGACCATCCAGCGGGAGATCGAGGACCAGCTGTCCGAGAAGATCCTGTTCGGCGAGGTCGAGCCGGGCCAGATCGTGATCGTCGACGTTGAAGGCTGGAGCGGCAACCCCGAAGACCGCGACGACGAAGCCCGCTTCGTCTTCCGCGGCGAGGTCAAGCCCGCCGACGTCCCGGACGCCCCGCCGGTCTCGATCGGCGCGGGTTCGCACGAGGACGACGCCGAGGGCGAGCGCTGATCTCGTAGGCAGCCGAAGCGGGTGCCCCCAGGGACTGGTTCCCTGGGGGCACTTCGCGTTTTTCGGGGCAACCGCACCGGGCGGTGGACGAGTGGTTCGTGGCGTTGTGCCGAACCGACCCGCGCACCTGGTGGAAGCGGCCGTTGACGGGCGATACTGCTCGTCGCCGGGGACAAGGCCGGTAGCTGGAAGCGTTGGTACGACATGGCGGGGCGCGACGTGGAGGTGGTCCACGCGGAGGCGGCCGGGGCCTTCGGCGACCGCGACGTGACCGTGGCGGTGAGTGAACCGGCCAGCCGCTCCGCCTGAGCGCCGCAACGTCCGCGCCTCCGGTCACGACTTCCCTGGGGGCGTTCGTCCGCCCGAACCTCCTGCGCGGCGGGAGCTGACGTGGCTCGACCTCGCCGGGAGCGGCCGCCACCGCGGGACGGTCGGTTACTTCGAGCGGAGCCTCAAGCCCGCCGCCTGATCTGGAACAGTGGTACCCGTGCGGGTGACACTGCTCGGCCCGGTCCGGGCCCAGGCTGACGACGGCACGCCGATCGACATCGGTGGTGCCCGCCTGCGCATGCTCCTGGCCCGGCTCGCGCTCGACTGCGGCCGCCCGGTCGGCACCGACGCGCTGATCGACGGCCTGTGGGGTGCCGAGTCGCCGGCGGACGCGGCGAACGCGCTGCAGTCGCTGGTCTCCCGGCTGCGCCGCACCCTGGGCGGCGCCGCGATGATCAGCTCGGCCTCGGGCGGCTACACCCTCGACGCGGAGGTCGACGCCCGGCGGTTCGAGGAGCTGTCCGCGCGGGGCAGACGGGAGCTGGTGGCGGGCCGGTGCGGCGAGGCCGCCGCGCTGCTCACCGAAGCGCTCGCGCTGTGGCGGGGCGACGCGCTGGCCGACGTGCGCGACGCGCCGTTCGCGCAGGCGCCCGCCACCCGGTTGGAGGACCTGCGGTTCGCCGCGCTGGAGGACCGCTTCGACGCCGAACTGGCGCTCGGGCGGCACGCCGACGTCCTCGCGGACCTGGAGGCGGCGGGCGAGGCGCATCCGCTGCGGGAGCGACTCGCGGCGCTGCGGATGCGGGCGTTGTCCGCGGCCGGTCGCCAGGCCGACGCGCTGGCCTTGTTCGAACGCACTCGCGCCACGCTGGCCGACGAGCTGGGCGTCGACCCGTCCGCCGAACTCCGGGACGCGCACCTGGCTGTCCTGCGCGGGGAGACGGCGCCGCCGCGGGCCGAGTCGGTCCTGCCGGTCCGGTTGACCAGCTTCGTCGGGCGGGACCGGGAACTGGAGCGGGTCGCCCAGGCGCTGTCGTCGTCGCGGCTGGTCACGCTCGTCGGGCCGGGCGGCGCGGGCAAGACGCGTCTCGCGACCGAGGCCGCGGAACGCCATCCGGGGCGGGCGTGGTTCGTCGCGCTCGCCGGTGTCCGCGACGCCGGGGACGTCGCGGGCGCGATCCTGGGCGCACTGGGCTCGCTCGACTTTCACATGGCGAACGCGCGGGTGCCGCCACCGGACGCGCTGGGCCGGGTCGTGGAGCTGCTCGGCGGCGAATCGCTGCTGGTGCTGGACAACTGCGAACACGTCGTCGACACGGTCGCCGACGTGGCGTTCGAGCTGCTCGCCCGCGTGCCGGGCCTGCGGATACTGGCCACCAGCAGGGAACCGCTCGCGATCACCGGCGAGTCGCTGTGCCCGGTCGGTCCGCTGGAGGTCGCCGAGGCGGTCCGGTTGTTCACCGACCGCGCGCTCGCCGTCCGGCCGGGTTTCACGCTCGACGGGTCCACTTCGGACGCGGTCGCGGAGATCTGCGAGCGCCTGGACGGGATGCCGCTCGCGCTGGAGCTGGCCGCGGCGAAGCTGCGGTCGATGACGGCGGAGCAGATCGCGCGCAAGCTCGACGACCGCTTCCGGCTCCTCAGTTCCGGCAGCCGCACCGCGATGCCACGGCAGCGCACGCTACGTGCCGTCGTCGAGTGGAGCTGGGACCTGCTGGAGAAACCGGAACGGATCCTCGCCC containing:
- a CDS encoding (2Fe-2S)-binding protein; the encoded protein is MEVRTDVPATGSWQHCSDLLDDTARFDVWRKLLGEWLRANFGEAPERTTAGFVMSWYLHVPAFTGALLLHHERRVPMLRPGELAFRLCADRPHPEGIAILGREFYCLPGDPAAGLPEATVVADEKALAAVLRARYTAHATRFVQAYAPLSRLGRRMLWAAATDALDSTLWWAGLFAGDEEAGVTDAALVLGEHYPPLTTSTRLRRTDDGWARRRESCCFSYLLPDQPLCDGCPRTCRR
- a CDS encoding type III pantothenate kinase; this encodes MLLAIDVGNTNIVLGLYEGRGDEARLVGDWRMRTDAQMTADELALTMRGLLGAHADAVTGISALSTVPAVLREMRVMLGRYYADVPKVVVEPGVRTGVPLLVDNPREVGADRLVNTLAAHHLHRTACVVVDFGTSTNVDVISAKGEFLGGAFAPGIEISVDALASRAAALRKVELARPRSVIGKNTVECLQSGIVFGFAGQVDGLVRRIVAELTARTHEPVTVLATGGLAPLVIGESETITEHVPDLTLLGLRLAFERQTR
- a CDS encoding class I SAM-dependent methyltransferase, with amino-acid sequence MSEATSAAERELWSRRSRSFGGRAAEYARHRPDYPLDALRWALPPGATRVVDLAAGTGKLTDGLLALDVEVTAVEPDAQMRAEFGRHHPDVPILDGTAERIPLPGAAADAVLVGQAFHWFDVGAALTEIARVLRPGGTVAGLWNGNDESVPWVAEFARISGFTQRGSSVAKLTEHPAFGPFAERTFRHTHRRTPESLVETIATHSHLLVADKEERARTRTRVLEFLTTNPATAGGEFDVPLLTTVLRGERR
- a CDS encoding ATP-dependent Clp protease ATP-binding subunit is translated as MFERFTDRARRVVVLAQEEARMLNHNYIGTEHILLGLIHEGEGVAAKALESLGIALEGVRQQVEEIIGQGQQAPSGHIPFTPRAKKVLELSLREALQLGHNYIGTEHILLGLIREGEGVAAQVLVKLGADLNRVRQQVLQLLSGYQGKEPAEAGAGRGEGTPSSSLVLDQFGRNLTQSAREGKLDPVIGRGKEIERVMQVLSRRTKNNPVLIGEPGVGKTAVVEGLAQNIVKGEVPETLKDKQLYTLDLGSLVAGSRYRGDFEERLKKVLKEIKTRGDIILFIDELHTLVGAGAAEGAIDAASILKPMLARGELQTIGATTLEEYRKYIEKDAALERRFQPIQVGEPSLEHTIEILKGLRDRYEAHHRVSITDSALVAAATLADRYINDRFLPDKAIDLIDEAGARMRIRRMTAPPDLREFDEKIANVRRDKESAIDAQDFERAARLRDEEKNLLAQKSEREKQWKDGDLDVVAEVDDEQIAEVLANWTGIPVFKLTEEETTRLLRMEDELHKRIIGQEDAVKAVSQAIRRTRAGLKDPKRPSGSFIFAGPSGVGKTELSKALANFLFGEDDALIQIDMGEFHDRYTASRLFGAPPGYVGYEEGGQLTEKVRRKPFSVVLFDEIEKAHQEIYNTLLQVLEDGRLTDGQGRTVDFKNTVLIFTSNLGTSDISKTVSLGFSSGNDEGSRYEKMKQKVNEEMKKHFRPEFLNRIDDIIVFHQLTQDQIIQMVDLMATRVETQLKAKDMALELTGKAKALLAKRGFDPVLGARPLRRTIQREIEDQLSEKILFGEVEPGQIVIVDVEGWSGNPEDRDDEARFVFRGEVKPADVPDAPPVSIGAGSHEDDAEGER
- the panC gene encoding pantoate--beta-alanine ligase, encoding MTTPKFSRGTLNTYQTPGDIHRVTAALHAVGRKVALVPTMGALHAGHRELIRRAKRLPNTVVAVSIFVNPLQFGEGEDFEAYPRPLERDLAILAEDGVEIAFVPKVGDLYAEGHAVTLHPGPLGDELEGAHRPGHFGGMLTVVAKLFHIVTPDHAFFGEKDYQQLVLVKRMVRDLDLDVRVIGVPTVRESDGLALSSRNVYLSPEERESAMVLSAALVAGAHSGPKGADAVLAAARSTLDARPEVAVDYLDLRGTDLGPAPVDGEARLLVAAHVGRTRLIDNVPVTLGASEEVS
- a CDS encoding histone-like nucleoid-structuring protein Lsr2 gives rise to the protein MAQKVLVSLIDDIDGSEADETVEFGLDGVSYQIDLSADNAEELRDALAQYVEHARRAGGRKRGAPGRPPSGKAAGRSASVDREQNQAIRAWARKNGYQVSDRGRIPSEVVEAYHKKN
- the panD gene encoding aspartate 1-decarboxylase; translated protein: MYRTMLKSKIHRATVTQANLHYVGSVTIDEALMEAADLLPGEQVSIVDITNGARLETYVIPGERDSGVIGINGAAAHLVHPADLVILISYGQMDSAEAASFQPRIVFVDDENRIKHEGADPGHAPAGSGLLSGAVPVVTPDRENPFPVAETVDAAKLDALLQAES
- the lysS gene encoding lysine--tRNA ligase, which codes for MTDSPSPDRPVPVDDLPEQMRVRRAKRDRLLAEGAEPYPVDVPRTHTLAEVRAAHPDLPADTATGEIVGVTGRVMAQRITGKLCFATLREGDGTELQAMISLANVGEEALAAFKANVDLGDHLFVHGEVITSKRGELSIMADEWRMAAKALRPLPVAHKELAEETRVRQRYVDLIMRPQARDVVRTRAEVVRSVRESFHRRGFTEVETPMLQTLHGGASARPFVTHSNAFDIDLYLRIAPELFLKRCVVGGIEKVFEINRNFRNEGSDSSHSPEFAMLEYYEAYATYDTNAVMTRELIQEAAQTVFGGLEVTLSDGSPYDLSGEWTSLSMYDSLSDALGEEVTPETPAGKLLGFAAARGLEVDPKLGHGKLVEELWEHLVGDHLHEPTFVRDFPIETSPLTRQHRSKPGVAEKWDLYVRGFELATGYSELVDPVIERERLLDQARQAAAGDSEAMRLDEDFLRALEYGMPPSGGVGMGIDRLLMALTGLGIRETILFPLVRPE
- a CDS encoding TIGR03086 family metal-binding protein, whose amino-acid sequence is MTDLRPMLSTAAGEFTALLRVIEPAQLGNRTPCTEYDVRGLLNHLLYWGPWLEAALRREPAPAVSGGERDADLTQGDWLGELCTLVDGLVDACSQPGALEGTVKFGPSELPATSVAEMVLGEWVVHGWDLARAIGRPLNVDPATAGAMFTSARATAEQAREAKVYGPEVSCPEDAPTFDRLLALTGRDPAWMA